In Bacteroidota bacterium, one genomic interval encodes:
- a CDS encoding tetratricopeptide repeat protein produces the protein MRRIFVLACICTQLGFAQQTRLDSLLTSLRNHPHEDTIKLNLLSELAYMHYPYSNPDSGLILADAAISLAQQLSSPAKLGYAYRCKGINYWSVAEYTKALDMYSMALHEYETAGDEDGTGDTFNNIGVVYLGLSDYANALEYYLKAMHIYERTGSNRLANVLSNIGLVYKNMGDSRKALEFLLKALPLYEGTGNSRGIVNALGNIGNVYDDLDSTTQALEYHHRALLLNRSLNSKKGVANNLNSIGVIYNGIGNYTKALEYLEKSLKLYEELGDRSAQAVTLYEIGKTYRMAPEGFLVERGIPASMRYTKAIAFQQRSAQLSAEIGSVHRESFAWEELSIAYEAQGEFSKALTAFKKAVELRDSVASERSRSQIEVKAAQYEFEKREALLKAEHNKREELAFEKLKQQRIQNNSIMGGVAILLIAGVSSFLFYKKRTEADQRRKEAEFRMQVTETEMKALRSQMNPHFIFNSLNSISDFISKHDIKSADYYLTKFAKLMRLILEHSEKKEVPLADDLKALELYMQLEAMRLNNKFVYEVHVDGSIDKEATLVPPLLLQPFVENSIWHGIAHKDGSGRIKVRIERQNGSINCIVEDNGVGRKGQSLVPEGDKKQSYGIKITKARIDILNQIKQADATVELSDLAEGTRVEVKLPLAVAD, from the coding sequence GTGAGAAGAATATTCGTCCTCGCCTGCATCTGTACGCAACTGGGCTTTGCACAGCAAACCCGGCTGGATTCATTGTTGACCTCGCTCCGCAACCATCCCCACGAAGACACGATCAAGCTCAATCTTCTTTCCGAGCTTGCTTACATGCACTATCCCTATTCAAATCCCGATTCGGGATTGATTCTGGCCGACGCTGCAATTTCTCTCGCCCAGCAACTCTCATCTCCGGCTAAACTCGGCTACGCCTATCGCTGTAAAGGAATAAACTACTGGTCGGTTGCTGAGTACACCAAAGCGCTTGATATGTATTCGATGGCGCTTCACGAGTATGAAACCGCAGGTGATGAAGACGGAACCGGTGATACTTTCAATAACATCGGAGTGGTGTACCTCGGCTTGTCCGATTATGCAAACGCCTTGGAATATTATCTCAAAGCAATGCACATTTACGAAAGAACAGGAAGCAATCGACTTGCAAATGTTCTCTCGAACATCGGCCTGGTGTACAAGAACATGGGAGACTCGCGCAAAGCGCTGGAGTTTCTGCTGAAGGCGCTGCCGCTATATGAAGGAACCGGCAACTCCCGCGGTATTGTGAATGCCCTCGGCAACATCGGCAACGTGTACGACGACCTTGATAGCACAACGCAAGCCCTTGAATACCACCATCGGGCTCTGCTGTTGAACCGGTCCCTGAACAGCAAAAAGGGAGTAGCGAACAACCTCAACAGTATCGGTGTTATCTACAACGGGATAGGGAACTACACGAAGGCTCTCGAATATCTCGAGAAATCACTAAAATTGTACGAGGAACTGGGCGACAGGAGTGCGCAGGCTGTAACGTTGTATGAGATCGGTAAAACCTACCGGATGGCGCCGGAAGGTTTTTTGGTAGAACGCGGGATACCGGCATCTATGCGATACACAAAAGCGATTGCATTTCAACAGCGTTCCGCTCAACTCTCGGCTGAGATTGGATCTGTGCACAGGGAGTCTTTTGCGTGGGAGGAACTGAGCATTGCGTACGAAGCTCAGGGTGAATTCTCCAAAGCGCTGACCGCATTCAAGAAGGCAGTCGAGTTGCGGGACAGCGTTGCAAGCGAAAGGAGCCGATCCCAGATAGAAGTCAAGGCTGCCCAATACGAGTTCGAGAAACGGGAAGCCTTGCTCAAAGCCGAACACAACAAGAGAGAAGAACTGGCATTCGAGAAACTCAAGCAGCAACGCATTCAGAACAACTCGATTATGGGGGGAGTAGCGATTCTACTGATTGCCGGCGTATCGAGCTTCCTTTTCTACAAGAAAAGAACCGAAGCCGACCAACGGAGAAAAGAGGCGGAATTCAGAATGCAGGTAACGGAAACCGAAATGAAAGCCCTCCGCTCGCAGATGAACCCGCATTTCATCTTCAATTCCCTCAACTCAATCAGTGATTTCATCTCAAAGCACGACATCAAATCGGCGGATTACTATCTGACGAAATTTGCCAAACTCATGAGATTGATTCTTGAGCATTCGGAGAAGAAGGAAGTGCCCCTCGCCGACGACTTGAAAGCTCTCGAGCTTTACATGCAATTGGAGGCGATGCGGCTGAACAATAAGTTCGTCTATGAAGTACACGTTGACGGCTCGATTGACAAGGAGGCAACGCTGGTTCCGCCGCTGCTGCTTCAGCCCTTTGTGGAGAACAGCATCTGGCACGGTATCGCGCACAAGGATGGCAGCGGAAGAATCAAGGTGAGAATCGAACGGCAGAACGGATCAATCAACTGCATCGTTGAGGATAACGGGGTAGGTAGAAAGGGACAGTCTCTCGTTCCTGAAGGGGACAAAAAGCAGTCGTACGGCATCAAAATCACGAAGGCACGCATTGATATTCTGAATCAGATCAAGCAAGCGGATGCAACCGTGGAACTATCCGATTTGGCAGAAGGGACGAGGGTTGAGGTGAAGCTGCCGCTTGCCGTGGCTGATTGA
- a CDS encoding response regulator transcription factor, with product MIPAIIIDDEQSCISRLSGLLESHCADTIRLTGSADSVERGIRLIQDAQPGLVFLDVQIGEETGFDLLRRLKDVTFEVVFTTAYEKYAMQAIKFSAADYLLKPVDPDDLVHAVEKLKARMSKEETAQKLDVLFHNLRTLEGASKKISVPTISGLEFLQVSDIIRCESDVNYTNIYVKGRQKLTVAKTLKEFEELLTDYNFFRVHNSHLINLSHIKKYNKGSGGYITMTDNSEVEVSTRRKDEFLKRIAEL from the coding sequence ATGATACCCGCAATCATAATCGACGACGAACAATCCTGCATCAGCCGCTTAAGCGGACTGCTGGAATCGCATTGCGCTGACACGATCCGGCTTACAGGCTCCGCCGACTCGGTCGAGAGGGGCATCCGGCTGATACAGGATGCGCAACCCGGACTCGTGTTTCTTGATGTTCAGATTGGTGAAGAAACGGGCTTCGATCTGCTTCGCCGGCTGAAGGATGTGACATTCGAAGTCGTCTTTACGACGGCGTATGAAAAATATGCCATGCAGGCAATCAAGTTCAGCGCGGCAGACTACCTGCTGAAACCGGTAGACCCCGACGACCTTGTGCATGCGGTGGAGAAACTCAAAGCAAGAATGTCGAAGGAGGAGACGGCGCAGAAGTTAGACGTTTTGTTTCACAATTTGAGGACGCTCGAAGGCGCATCGAAGAAGATCAGCGTGCCGACGATCAGCGGACTGGAATTCCTTCAGGTCAGCGACATCATCCGCTGCGAGTCGGACGTGAACTACACGAACATCTACGTGAAGGGAAGGCAGAAACTCACAGTGGCAAAGACACTGAAGGAGTTCGAGGAGCTTCTCACCGACTACAACTTTTTCCGCGTACACAACTCCCACCTCATCAACCTCTCCCACATCAAGAAGTACAACAAAGGCTCCGGCGGCTACATAACGATGACGGACAACTCCGAAGTGGAGGTTTCAACGAGGAGGAAGGATGAGTTTTTGAAGAGGATTGCGGAGTTGTGA
- a CDS encoding outer membrane beta-barrel protein, with protein sequence MKNSLFFLIALAILLTTTASAKSAYDQNAKIAQFGIGIGGLGGFYGTSSIPVLSLGMDFGIDHMFSVGGRVGYTSSKFESPIFISGTRTSYSWKYTYITVAGRGSYHYPIQHDKVDVYGGLDLGYNIVSAKYEGDPTRQAFVGAASSSYLFWGIHIGGRYFFSKNFAAFGEIGYGFGFLNLGISMKF encoded by the coding sequence ATGAAAAACTCCCTGTTCTTTCTCATAGCGCTCGCAATATTGCTCACCACAACCGCGTCTGCAAAAAGCGCCTACGACCAGAATGCCAAGATCGCCCAGTTCGGCATTGGTATCGGCGGTTTGGGTGGATTCTACGGAACGTCAAGCATTCCCGTTCTTTCCCTCGGCATGGATTTCGGAATTGATCACATGTTCTCCGTCGGAGGACGGGTGGGCTACACGTCCTCAAAGTTTGAAAGCCCGATTTTTATTTCCGGAACTCGAACATCATACAGTTGGAAGTATACCTACATCACTGTTGCAGGGCGGGGCTCGTATCATTATCCCATCCAACACGACAAAGTGGATGTGTACGGGGGATTGGACCTTGGTTACAACATCGTCTCGGCCAAATATGAAGGTGACCCGACAAGACAAGCGTTTGTAGGCGCAGCCTCCAGCAGTTATCTCTTTTGGGGGATTCACATCGGCGGCAGGTACTTCTTTTCGAAGAACTTTGCAGCGTTTGGCGAAATCGGTTACGGGTTCGGGTTTCTGAATCTTGGCATATCGATGAAATTTTAA
- the tnpA gene encoding IS200/IS605 family transposase, translating into MAHTYVQLLTHIVFSTKHRQPVMTSDLRERLFPYIGGIFRELEGSALLINGVADHVHVLAFLPAKRALSDIMRDVKANSSGWVHKQFPQQKNFAWQTGYGAFSVSKSNLEVVKNYIANQEEHHRRKTFQEEYVGLLKKHGIEYDERYIWD; encoded by the coding sequence ATGGCCCACACGTACGTCCAACTTCTCACCCACATCGTGTTCAGCACAAAGCATCGCCAACCGGTTATGACATCCGATCTGCGGGAGCGCCTCTTCCCGTACATAGGCGGTATCTTTCGGGAGCTTGAGGGGAGTGCTCTGCTTATCAACGGCGTGGCGGACCATGTGCATGTCCTTGCTTTCCTTCCTGCGAAGCGGGCATTGTCCGATATCATGCGGGATGTGAAAGCGAACTCATCGGGATGGGTACACAAGCAGTTCCCTCAACAAAAGAACTTTGCATGGCAGACAGGGTATGGGGCGTTCAGTGTCAGCAAGTCGAATCTTGAAGTCGTGAAGAACTACATCGCCAACCAGGAAGAACATCATCGCAGGAAAACGTTTCAGGAGGAGTACGTAGGCCTGCTGAAGAAGCACGGGATCGAGTACGATGAAAGATACATTTGGGATTAG
- a CDS encoding T9SS type A sorting domain-containing protein, whose product MKKVYGECAVLLAFLLLPQAGLSQWLQANGPYGGFTTTIGTNPNAPGGPTVFVGTLGGGNFRSTNNGASWIASSEGLTFAGTYFGATAFAAKGANMFAGTSGGVFVTTNNGASWTSLTTTGVLSLLVSGNDIYSGSSSGAFRSTDDGVSWNPINTGLTTSRVNALAVIGSNLFAGTQGGGVFISTNSGANWSPAISGLTNLTVNSLAVNGTTLFAGTLSGIFRSTNNGTNWTSVTANQTSALIVNGTNIYAGGVGVWVSTDNGGSWTSVSTGLNNLVFCLAANGSTLFAGTASFFAGVFVSTNGGASWSEANNGIVSTYVRSFATKSNGVGGFDLFAGTNENGVYRSTDNGNSWVPKNTGMTNTGIAALGAKGTILFAGGFLGVDRSTNNGDSWSPANSGLPSGTTMQTFAVLGSDVFVGSSAGVHRSTNDGGNWTLMNNGLGSNAAQVLAVSGSNIYAAGNGMYVSTNSGGLWTSIGTGITSTSIRAIAFIGTDIFVGTQGGIFRSTNNGGIWTTANTGLNSTNVQSLASFGTNLIAGAGFGLYLSTNSGANWTPINTGLPSFLGLIFPTFYTLAAVPTGSGTTLFAGSFQLGLWRRPASQITSVELASSGRPGRFSLSQNYPNPFNPTTTIEFQIEEEGFVSLRVFDVLGREVNILVNEHLKPGTYKSEFNADGLAGGMYFYRLESRGLAQTRKLILQK is encoded by the coding sequence ATGAAGAAGGTATACGGAGAATGTGCGGTTCTGCTTGCATTCCTTCTGCTGCCGCAAGCGGGGTTGAGTCAATGGCTTCAAGCCAACGGTCCCTACGGCGGCTTCACTACCACGATCGGCACAAATCCCAATGCCCCGGGCGGACCAACGGTGTTCGTCGGAACGTTGGGAGGGGGCAACTTCCGCTCCACAAACAACGGCGCAAGCTGGATTGCTTCAAGCGAGGGATTGACCTTCGCAGGAACCTACTTCGGAGCAACGGCATTTGCGGCCAAAGGTGCCAACATGTTTGCCGGAACGAGTGGTGGAGTGTTTGTTACTACAAATAACGGCGCAAGCTGGACGAGCCTCACCACAACGGGAGTCCTCTCGCTTCTTGTGAGCGGAAATGACATCTATTCCGGATCTTCGAGTGGCGCCTTCCGCTCGACGGACGACGGAGTTTCATGGAACCCGATTAATACCGGACTGACTACCTCGCGGGTCAATGCTCTTGCGGTCATCGGATCCAATCTCTTTGCCGGAACGCAGGGAGGCGGCGTTTTTATCTCCACGAACAGCGGAGCGAATTGGTCGCCCGCCATCTCGGGTCTCACAAACCTCACGGTAAACTCCCTCGCAGTCAACGGGACAACCCTCTTCGCAGGAACCCTGAGCGGCATATTTCGCTCAACCAACAATGGAACAAACTGGACCAGTGTAACCGCAAACCAAACAAGCGCCCTCATCGTTAATGGTACAAATATTTACGCGGGAGGAGTTGGTGTTTGGGTTTCCACCGACAATGGCGGAAGTTGGACTTCGGTAAGTACAGGCCTCAACAACCTTGTCTTCTGTCTTGCCGCGAACGGATCCACGCTCTTTGCCGGAACTGCCTCCTTTTTCGCCGGGGTGTTCGTTTCCACAAATGGCGGCGCCTCATGGAGCGAGGCAAACAACGGCATTGTTTCGACGTATGTCCGCTCCTTCGCGACAAAGTCGAACGGCGTCGGAGGTTTTGATCTCTTTGCAGGGACGAATGAAAATGGCGTGTACCGGTCCACCGACAACGGTAACAGCTGGGTACCGAAGAACACGGGCATGACAAATACCGGCATCGCGGCCCTTGGGGCAAAAGGGACAATTCTTTTCGCCGGAGGGTTTTTAGGTGTGGATCGCTCGACAAACAACGGCGATAGCTGGTCACCTGCGAACAGCGGACTTCCATCTGGTACCACCATGCAGACGTTTGCCGTACTTGGCTCGGATGTTTTTGTGGGGTCGTCCGCGGGGGTTCACCGCTCGACAAACGACGGTGGAAACTGGACACTCATGAACAACGGGCTGGGATCAAACGCGGCGCAGGTTCTTGCCGTGTCCGGTTCGAATATCTATGCTGCCGGAAACGGTATGTACGTCTCGACGAACAGCGGCGGCTTATGGACGTCCATTGGTACCGGAATCACGAGCACAAGTATAAGGGCGATAGCATTCATTGGAACAGACATCTTCGTCGGAACCCAGGGCGGCATCTTCCGCTCGACAAACAATGGAGGAATTTGGACAACCGCGAACACAGGCCTGAACAGCACAAATGTCCAGTCACTGGCTTCATTCGGAACGAACCTGATCGCCGGTGCGGGATTTGGATTGTACCTCTCGACAAATAGCGGCGCTAACTGGACTCCCATCAACACGGGGCTGCCAAGTTTTCTTGGACTTATTTTCCCCACGTTCTACACACTCGCCGCAGTACCGACCGGCAGCGGCACAACACTCTTTGCCGGGTCGTTCCAACTTGGCCTCTGGCGACGGCCTGCCTCACAGATTACAAGTGTGGAGCTTGCTTCTTCCGGGCGACCCGGGCGATTCAGCCTCTCGCAAAATTATCCGAACCCGTTTAACCCAACAACAACGATTGAATTTCAGATTGAAGAGGAAGGGTTTGTGTCGCTTCGAGTGTTTGATGTGTTGGGAAGAGAAGTGAATATTCTCGTGAACGAACATCTGAAACCGGGAACCTACAAATCGGAGTTCAACGCCGATGGCCTTGCCGGCGGCATGTACTTCTACAGGCTGGAGTCGCGGGGTTTAGCGCAGACAAGGAAACTGATTCTACAAAAATAG